A single genomic interval of Chitinophaga sp. 180180018-3 harbors:
- a CDS encoding beta-ketoacyl synthase N-terminal-like domain-containing protein: MNSGTAYITGSCVIRHNKVYVNGSLLWEADQQLDISDFLRAGYDRFSGQYPKFHKMDPLSRLGWLAAEVLLKDTTVPLLPAEQVGIVLSNRSSSLDTDVRYFASVKEIASPALFVYTLPNIVMGEISIRHGFKGENTFFVSDRFDTVLMSSYPAQLLNVTPLQACICGWVEVMEQSYEAVLFLVENKQHPGAQSLSEAALRDLYQQNNS, encoded by the coding sequence TTGAATAGCGGAACGGCATATATCACGGGTAGTTGTGTTATCAGGCATAATAAGGTGTACGTAAATGGCAGCTTGTTATGGGAAGCGGATCAGCAACTGGACATATCCGATTTTCTCAGGGCAGGATACGACCGGTTTTCGGGGCAGTATCCTAAATTTCATAAAATGGATCCGCTCAGCAGGCTGGGCTGGCTGGCCGCAGAAGTATTGCTGAAAGATACAACAGTACCGCTTTTGCCGGCAGAGCAGGTAGGAATAGTACTTTCCAACCGCAGCAGCAGCCTGGATACGGATGTGCGCTATTTCGCCAGCGTAAAGGAAATTGCAAGCCCTGCACTGTTCGTATACACATTGCCGAATATTGTAATGGGTGAAATATCTATCCGGCACGGCTTTAAAGGAGAGAACACTTTTTTTGTGTCGGATAGGTTTGATACGGTGCTGATGAGCAGTTACCCGGCGCAGTTACTGAACGTAACTCCTTTGCAGGCATGTATCTGCGGATGGGTGGAAGTAATGGAACAATCGTACGAGGCGGTATTATTCCTCGTGGAAAATAAACAGCATCCCGGGGCGCAGTCCTTATCAGAGGCTGCTCTCAGAGATTTATATCAACAAAATAATAGTTAA
- a CDS encoding phosphopantetheine-binding protein, which produces MTVEKLMADLKAQIIEQLNLQEITPENIGNDQPLFSKEGLGLDSIDALELIVLLQQHYSIRIANPEEGPKIFHSVRTMAEYITASKTVNA; this is translated from the coding sequence ATGACAGTGGAAAAGTTGATGGCGGATCTGAAAGCGCAGATCATAGAACAATTGAACCTGCAGGAAATAACACCGGAAAATATCGGCAATGATCAGCCATTATTTTCTAAAGAAGGGCTCGGGCTCGATTCTATCGATGCGCTGGAACTCATCGTATTGCTGCAACAGCATTATAGCATCCGCATAGCCAATCCAGAGGAAGGGCCTAAAATCTTTCATTCCGTGCGTACCATGGCAGAATACATCACTGCCAGCAAAACTGTGAATGCATGA
- a CDS encoding NAD(P)/FAD-dependent oxidoreductase, translating into MKTEQVDVLVIGAGPAGTVAASLIHQAGYKVKIVEKQQFPRFVIGESLLPRSMEALQEAGFIDAIKAKGFQQKYGAKFVKGDALCDFTFQEQYTPGWTWTWQVTRADFDKTLADTVESMGVPVAYETTVTNIRFNGSDSVTTVVDKDGQESEIAARFIVDGSGYGRVIPRLFNLEKNSNLQPRKALFAHTVDVRRSMADEPNRITAVVHKKGVWIWIIPFATGVTSLGFVGDPEFFEQYPGTDEEKYRALLEAEPYTRERFRDVELVFEPRILQSWSATTDKFYGEGFVLTGNVTEFLDPIFSSGVTLACVSSQTAAKLVIRKLKGEEVDWEKEYMEPTMQGVNTFRSYVMAWYEGTLDTIFFSKDADPLIKGQICSVLAGYVWDMSNPFVKNHDTALKRLARTIELTDKLKSNSAIE; encoded by the coding sequence ATGAAAACTGAGCAAGTTGATGTGTTGGTAATAGGTGCAGGGCCAGCGGGAACGGTAGCGGCTTCTCTCATTCACCAGGCCGGATACAAAGTGAAAATAGTGGAAAAACAACAATTTCCCCGCTTTGTAATCGGCGAAAGCCTCTTGCCCCGCAGCATGGAAGCATTGCAGGAAGCAGGCTTTATTGATGCCATCAAAGCAAAAGGTTTTCAGCAGAAATATGGCGCCAAGTTCGTAAAGGGCGATGCCCTCTGCGATTTTACCTTTCAGGAACAATATACTCCCGGCTGGACCTGGACCTGGCAGGTAACCCGCGCTGATTTCGACAAAACCCTGGCCGATACCGTAGAAAGCATGGGAGTACCGGTTGCCTACGAAACAACGGTAACGAATATACGATTCAACGGATCTGATTCTGTTACCACAGTGGTCGATAAAGACGGTCAGGAATCAGAGATCGCTGCCCGCTTCATCGTGGATGGCAGTGGTTATGGCAGGGTGATACCCAGGTTGTTCAACCTGGAAAAAAATTCCAATCTTCAGCCCCGTAAGGCGCTGTTTGCCCATACAGTGGATGTACGCCGCTCCATGGCGGACGAACCTAACCGTATCACCGCAGTGGTGCATAAAAAAGGCGTATGGATCTGGATCATTCCCTTTGCTACCGGGGTCACCTCCCTGGGCTTTGTGGGGGATCCGGAGTTTTTTGAACAATATCCCGGCACGGATGAAGAGAAATATCGCGCTTTACTGGAAGCAGAACCCTATACCAGGGAGCGTTTCCGGGATGTGGAGCTGGTATTTGAGCCGAGGATACTGCAATCCTGGTCAGCTACTACCGATAAGTTCTATGGCGAAGGATTTGTACTCACCGGCAATGTAACAGAATTTCTGGACCCGATTTTCTCTTCTGGCGTAACTTTGGCCTGCGTGTCTTCACAAACGGCCGCTAAATTGGTAATCAGGAAGCTGAAAGGGGAAGAAGTGGATTGGGAAAAAGAATATATGGAACCAACCATGCAGGGCGTGAATACTTTCCGCTCATATGTAATGGCCTGGTATGAAGGAACTTTAGATACTATTTTCTTCAGCAAAGATGCAGATCCCCTGATCAAAGGTCAGATCTGTTCCGTATTGGCAGGCTATGTGTGGGACATGAGTAATCCTTTTGTGAAAAATCATGATACCGCGTTAAAGCGTCTGGCCAGAACGATAGAATTAACGGATAAATTAAAAAGTAACTCAGCCATTGAATAG